A window of the Hordeum vulgare subsp. vulgare chromosome 5H, MorexV3_pseudomolecules_assembly, whole genome shotgun sequence genome harbors these coding sequences:
- the LOC123452313 gene encoding cyclic nucleotide-gated ion channel 2 encodes MPPSLSALRSLLTRTLGLGSGGADRSGDEESQSQAAGSSTGRRPAAGPPGECYACTQPGVPAFHSTTCDQVHSPGWDADAGSSLVPVRAQPLPGAAAAVAAARWLFGPVLDPRSKRVQRWNRWILLGRAAALAVDPLFFYALSIGRAGRPCMYMDAGLAAAVTALRTAADVAHLAHVLVQFRLAYVSRESLVVGCGKLVWDPRAIAAHYARSLKGLCFDLFVILPIPQIIFWLVIPKLIREEQVKLIMTILLLIFVLQFLPKVYHSIYIMRKMQKVTGYIFGTVWWGFGLNLFAYFIASHIAGGCWYVLAIQRVASCLQSECEINNNCNLMSLACSKEMCFHFPWSSDMTALACDTNLTSFSQQNVPACLSGNGAFAYGIYKGALPVISSNSLAVKILYPIFWGLMTLSTFGNDLEPTSNWLEVIFSIINVLSGLMLFTLLIGNIQVFLHAVLARKRKMQLRFRDMEWWMRRRQLPSRLRQRVRKYERERWAAITGDEEMEMIKDLPEGLRRDIKRYLCLELVKQVPLFHGMDELILDNICDRLRPLVFCGGEKVIREGDPVQRMVFVLQGKLRSTQPLTKGVVAECVLGAGSFLGDELLSWCLRRPFVDRLPASSATFECVEAAQAFCLDAPDLRYITEHFRYKFANDKLKRTARYYSSNWRTWAAVNVQLAWRRYRARMMATAVLPPPPAGAAGPEDGDRRLRHYAAMFMSLRPHDHLE; translated from the exons ATGCCTCCATCACTCTCCGCCCTCCGCTCCCTCCTCACCAGGACGCTGGGCCTGGGCTCGGGCGGCGCGGACCGCAGCGGGGATGAGGAGTCGCAGTCGCAGGCCGCAGGGTCCTCGACcggccggcggccggcggcggggccTCCGGGGGAGTGCTACGCGTGCACGCAGCCGGGGGTGCCGGCGTTCCACTCCACGACGTGCGACCAGGTGCACTCGCCGGGCTGGGACGCCGACGCCGGCTCCTCGctagtgcccgtgcgcgcccagcCGCTCCCgggggccgccgccgccgtcgccgccgcgcgCTGGCTGTTCGGGCCGGTGCTCGACCCGCGGAGCAAGCGCGTGCAGCGCTGGAACCGCTGGATCCTGCTGGGCCGCGCGGCCGCGCTGGCCGTCGACCCGCTCTTCTTCTACGCGCTCTCCATCGGCCGCGCGGGCCGCCCCTGCATGTACATGGACGccggcctcgccgccgccgtcaccgCGCTGCGCACCGCCGCCGACGTGGCCCACCTCGCCCACGTCCTCGTCCAGTTCCGCCTCGCCTACGTCTCCCGCGAGTCGCTCGTCGTCGGCTGCGGCAAGCTCGTCTGGGACCCGCGCGCCATCGCCGCCCACTACGCCCGCTCCCTCAAGGGCCTCTGCTTCGACCTCTTCGTCATCCTACCCATCCCCCAG ATCATCTTCTGGCTGGTCATACCAAAGTTAATAAGAGAAGAGCAAGTTAAACTTATCATGACGATACTGTTGCTCATATTCGTATTGCAATTTCTTCCCAAGGTGTATCATAGTATATATATCATGAGGAAAATGCAGAAGGTGACAGGTTACATCTTTGGTACAGTATGGTGGGGATTTGGTCTAAATCTTTTTGCCTATTTCATTGCTTCTCAT ATTGCAGGTGGGTGTTGGTACGTTCTTGCGATTCAGCGTGTCGCCTCCTGCCTACAATCCGAATGCGAGATAAACAACAATTGCAATTTGATGTCACTGGCTTGCTCCAAGGAGATGTGCTTTCACTTCCCTTGGTCATCAGATATGACTGCATTGGCATGCGATACGAACTTAACTTCTTTCAGCCAACAAAATGTGCCGGCCTGTCTAAGTGGCAATGGCGCCTTTGCTTACGGAATCTACAAGGGAGCCCTTCCTGTTATCTCGAGCAATTCACTTGCTGTCAAAATTCTCTATCCCATATTCTGGGGCCTCATGACCCTCAG CACATTTGGAAATGATCTTGAGCCGACGAGCAACTGGCTTGAGGTGATCTTCAGCATCATTAATGTACTCAGCGGGCTGATGCTCTTCACGCTGCTGATCGGCAACATACAG GTATTCTTGCACGCCGTGCTGGCGAGGAAGCGGAAGATGCAGCTGCGGTTCCGGGACATGGAGTGGTGGATGAGGCGGCGGCAGCTGCCGTCGCGGCTGCGGCAGCGGGTCCGGAAGTACGAGCGGGAGCGGTGGGCGGccatcaccggcgacgaggagatgGAGATGATCAAGGACCTCCCCGAGGGCCTCCGGCGGGACATCAAGCGGTACCTCTGCCTGGAGCTGGTGAAGCAGGTGCCCCTGTTCCACGGCATGGACGAGCTGATCCTGGACAACATCTGCGACCGGCTGCGGCCGCTGGTGTTCTGCGGCGGCGAGAAGGTGATCCGGGAGGGCGACCCGGTGCAGCGCATGGTGTTCGTCCTGCAGGGGAAGCTGCGGAGCACGCAGCCGCTGACCAAGGGCGTGGTGGCGGAGTGCGTGCTGGGCGCGGGGAGCTTCCTCGGCGACGAGCTGCTGTCGTGGTGCCTGCGGCGGCCGTTCGTCGACCGGCTGCCGGCGTCGTCGGCCACGTTCGAGTGCGTCGAGGCGGCGCAGGCCTTCTGCCTCGACGCGCCGGACCTGCGCTACATCACGGAGCACTTCCGGTACAAGTTCGCCAACGACAAGCTCAAGCGCACCGCGCGCTACTACTCGTCCAACTGGCGGACGTGGGCCGCCGTCAACGTGCAGCTCGCGTGGAGGAGGTACAGGGCCAGGATGATGGCGACGGCggtgctgccgccgccgccggccggcgCGGCGGGGCCCGAGGACGGGGACCGCCGGCTGCGGCATTATGCGGCCATGTTCATGTCGCTCAGGCCGCACGACCACCTCGAGTAG